CATGGGGCCCCCGTTTTCCGGACATGACCGAACCTTACGACCGCCGCCTGCGGGAAATGGCCCGAGCGGCAGCCATGGAAGAGCACATCCCATTGAGGGAAGGGGTCTACGTGGGAGTGCTCGGGCCCAGCATGGAAACCGCCGCCGAAACGCGGCTGCTGCGGGCCGCAGGTGCCGACGCCGTGGGCATGTCCACCGTCATGGAAGTGATCACGGCGGTGCACGCCGGCATGAAGGTCCTCGGCGTTTCGGTCATCACCAACGTCAACCGCCCGGACTGCTATGAACCGGCTCCCCTCGAAAAGGTCATTCAGACAGCCACGGCGGCCGGACCCCGGTTGATGCGTCTTTTTCAGGCGGTGCTGAAGTCAACGACGCAAGCCACGGGCGGCACTCAATGACCGACAACGAAAGGAATCAGGACCCGCCGGCGGAAAACGCCGATCTTGTTATCAGCGGCGGCCGGGTGTTGACTTTGAACGACCGGAACGAAATCTTCGACCCGGGCACCGTGGCCGTGGGTTCGGGAAGGATCCTTGCGGTGGGCCCATCCGAAGCCCTTTCCGCCCGCTTCACCGCTCGCCGTGTCATGGACGCCGCCGGCTGCGTCGTGCTGCCCGGCTTGGTGAACGCCCACACCCACGCGGCCATGACCCTGTTTCGCGGCCTCGCGGACGACCTCCCCCTCCTGGAATGGCTCCAACGGCACATCTTTCCCGCCGAGGCCCAGCTCACCGAAGAATGGGTCTACCGCGGAACGCTACTCGCCTGCGCCGAAATGATCCTTTCCGGAACCACCACCTTCTGCGACATGTACCTGTTCGAACACAAGGTGGCGGAAGCGGCGAAGGCCGCGGGCATGCGGGCTCTCGTGGGCGAAGTCCTCTACGACTTCCCTTCTCCGCATTACGGGCCCATCGAAAACGGCCTTAAGTTCACGGAAGCCCTCGTCCAAGAGTGGAAGGGCGACCCGCTCATCTCTGTGGCCGTGGAGCCTCACGCCCTGTACACCTGTTCGCCGGAACTCCTCCGACGCTGCCACGACCTGGCGTGCCGCCTCGACACCCGCCTCATTGTCCACCTTTCCGAAAGTGAGGCGGAAGTGGCGCAGATCCGGGAACGCTACGGGCACCGCCCGGTGGAACACCTGGAAAGGCTCGGGGTACTGAGCGAACGGCTCATCGCCGACCATTGCGTGGCTTTGAGTCCCTCCGATATCGAAATGCTCGCCTTCCACCGGGTCAACGTGGTCCACAACCCGGAAAGCAACATGAAGCTCGCCTCCGGCATCGCCCCGGTCCCGGCGTTGCTTGCCGCCGGCGTGAACGTCGCCCTGGGAACCGACGGCTGCGCCAGCAACAACAACCTGGACCTCTTCGGGGAAATGAACACCTGCGCCACGCTCCACAAGCTGGCCGCCCTGGATCCCGCCGTACTGCCGGCCCAGGTCGTGCTGCGCATGGCCACGCGAAACGGAGCCGCCGCCCTGGGTCTCGGCCACACCGTCGGGCAAATCACAGCCGGCTACTTTGCCGACATTATCGTTGTCGATTTTCAGCGGCCTCATCTGACGCCCGTCTACGATCCCATAAGTCACCTGATCTACGCGGCCAAAGGGTCCGACGTCCGGCACGTGATCATCCACGGCCGGGTGGTCCTCGAAGACGGAAGGCTCCTCACCCTGGACGTGGAAGAAGTGATGGCCCATGTCCGATCCATCGCGAAAAAGATCGCATCGTGATGTACCTCGTGCCGAGGTGCCTCAGCAAGTCGACTGGCTGCTGAGTCCCGTCGAGTGGTTGGTGACCTGCGACGAAGCCTTTCGGGTGTGGGCTCCGGGAGCCGTCGCCGTACGGGGAGACACCATCGTCGCCGTCGGTTCACGAGATGCCGTGGAAGGTTCGTTTCGAGGCCGGAGGCGAAAGGACCTCTCCGGATGCATTGTATGCCCCGGACTCGTGAACACCCACGTGCACGGGGCCATGAGTGTCTTTCGCGGCATCGCAGACGATCTTCCACTCCAGAGATGGCTTAAGGAAATCATCTTTCCCATCGAGGCGGCTCACGTGAACGCCGATCTGGTCTACCTGGGAACCCTCCTTTCGACCGTCGAAATGATCCTTGGAGGAACCACGACGTTCTGCGACGGCTATTTCTTCGAAGGCACAGCGGCCGTAGCGGTGCGGGATTCCGGAATACGGGCGGTCCTCGGCCAGGGAATTCTCGGTTTTCCCACACCCGACCAGCCCGACCCATCCAAGGCCATGGATCGCGCAACGGCCTTCCTGAAATCCTTTCCGTCCGGCAACCACCGCCTGAGGCCGTCGCTTTTCTGCCACGCCCCTTACACCTGCAGCCCGGAAACCCTACTCTGGGTCAAGGGAATTTGCCGGGAACACGGCTGCCTCTTCCAGACCCATCTTTCCGAAACCCGCTCCGAAGTGGAAGACCTGACGCGAAAATACGGCAGGCGACCCGTGATCTTTCTGGATGATCTGGGTATCCTGGACGCCGGCACGCTTTGCGCTCACGCGGTGTGGGTCGACGAAGAGGAAATCGCCCGGCTGGCGGAGCGCCGCGTCGCCGTTTCTCACAATCCGCAAAGCAACATGAAGCTCGGCGCCGGAGCCGCCCCGGTTCCTCGAATGTTGGAAGCGGGCCTGACCGTGGGGCTCGGAACCGATGGTTGCGCCAGCAACAACGACCTGGACCTCTTCGGGGAAATGGCCGCCGCCGCGCGGCTCCACAAGGTGGTCACGGGAAACCCCGTGGCCTGCAGCGCACAGCAGGTGCTTCGGATGGCTACTCGAATGGGAGCACGGGCACTGGGGTGGGATTCGGACATAGGGAGCATCGAAGCCGGGAAGAAGGCGGACCTCATCGCCGTCGACTGCCGCAGCCCGCATCTGACGCCCCTCTATGACCCTGTGTCGCACCTGGTCTACGCGGCGCGATCCAGCGACGTGAGCCTCGTTTGGGTGGGCGGCGATCTGGTGGTCGAAGACGGGAAAATCCGGACGGTGGACGAGGAAAAACTCAGGCGGGAAGTGGCGGCCCTGGCCCGCCGCATTTCAAGGTCCCTGACGTTTCGCTAAAGCATTGGTAGCGTTCTAAAAAGGTTAACGAGGGTCAAAAAATCCCCCTCTCCCTTGATGGGAGAGGGTTGGGGTGAGGGTGATAAAATCAATGTATGTCAATTAGTTACGTTCCCCTCCCCTTAATCCCCTCCCGCAAGGGGAGGGGAAATAAAATTTGGCATCAAATATTAGGTCTATTATTTTCTAGGCTACCTAAGCATTTCCAGGCTCAGGTCGACGGCCCGCGGCGAATGGGTGAGCGCCCCGGAGCTGATGAAATCCACGCCCGTTTCGGCCACGGCGCGGACGGTTCCCACCGTGATGCCTCCGGATGCCTCAAGGAGCGCTCGTCCGCCGGCGCGTCGGACCGCTCTACGGAGATCCTCCACGGCGAAGTTGTCGAGGAGAATCACGTCGGCTCCTGCGTCCAGGGCTTCGTCCAGCTGCAGTAGTGTGTCCACTTCCACTTCGATTTTCAAGGTGTGTGGTGCATGGGATCGGGCCCGCTTTACGGCTTCACGAACGCCTCCGGCTGCCGCGACGTGGTTGTCCTTGATGAGGACGCCGTCGAAAAGCCCGAACCGGTGGTTCCAGCCTCCGCCGTGTCGCACCGCTTCCTTTTCCAGGTCGCGCCACAGCGGCGTGGTTTTCCGCGTGTCCAGAATGCGGCAGCCGGTGCCTGAGACGGCGTCCACCATGAGCCGCGTTGCGGTGGCGACTCCCGAAAGACGCTGGACCAGGTTGAGAGCCAGGCGCTCGCCGGTGAGGATCGAGGCGGTCCGTCCTTGGATCCGGAACACCTCCGCGTCCCGGGGAACCGCGTCGCCATCCGCGTAGGGCTCCTCAATATCCAGTTCAGGGTCGATGAGGTGAAAGACGCGCCGGAACACGCAGGATCCTGAGAGGACGAAAGGCTCCCGAGCGACAACCCGCGCCCGGCTCTCCCGCTCGGAAGGCACCACCGCTCGAGTGGTCACGTCGCCCGGTCCGATGTCTTCGCGAAGCGCCAGGATCAATCGGTCATCCAGGTCGCTGGAAAAACCCGCATCGCCCCGGTTTTCCATGCGTTTCTCCCCCAACGGCTGTCGCCTCCCCTACCCTGAGGGTCAGTGAACGGCGGCGCTCTGGCGGATGGTTTCGATGCGGCTGAAATGAACCCGCATCTTTGCAATCTTCTCGCCGAGCCGCGCGGCCTTTTCCTTTTCTTTTTCTACGACGTCCGATGGGGCCTTGGTCAGGAAGTCTTCGTTGGAGAGCTTCTTGCGCGCGGCGACGATCTCTTTTTCCAGCTTCGTGATCTCCTTCTGCAGGCGCTGCGCCTCGCTTTCGAAATCGAGGATCCCTTCGAGGAGCACGAAGATTTCGGCGCCGCCGGTCACGGCGCTTGCCGCCACCCTCGGCTTGCCGCGCGTTCCGGTCGGCGCCGCCTCCAGGCGCGACAGCCGGGCCAGGTCTTCCACCATGAACCGGTAGGCGTCCAACAGCGCGGCATCTTCCGCCCTTTCGCACAGGCACACCACCTCCAGGCGGGCCGACGGCGCGACGTTCATCTCGCCCCGAATGTTCCGGATGTTCGTAATGACCTCCATCAGAAGACCCATGCGGGCCTCGGCTTCGGCGTCCACTCTTGATTCTTCCACAAGCGGGAAAGGCTCCCACATGATGGTTTCCCGAGCTTCCGGAAGCCGCTGGTAGATTTCTTCCGTAACGAAGGGCATGACGGGGTGGAGCATCACGAGGATCTTCCGCAGGATCTGCGCGGCGACCGTCTGAGCGATGGCTTTAGCTCGGGGGTCGTCGCCGTAGAGGTCCGGCTTGATGATCTCGAGATACCAATCGCAGTATTCATGCCAAAAAAACTGATAAAGCGTCTGAGCGTAGACGTTGAAATGGTAACCCTCCAGAGCGGCTTCCACGTCCTTTATGACCTGCTGCAGCCGGCTCAGGATCCAACGGTGACCGAGCCGTTCCGGATTCTCGGGGATTTCGTGCGTAAGGCTTGAACCTTTTAGGTTCATCAGGACCAGCCGGGCGGCGTTCCAGATCTTGTTCACGAAATGGCGGTAGCCTTCGATGCGGTCTTCGGACAACTTGATGTCCCGCCCCTGGACGGCGAAGGCGGTGAGCGCGAAGCGGAGGGCGTCGGTACCGTAACGGTCCATCATCACCAGTGGATCGATGACGTTCCCCTTGGACTTGCTCATCTTCTGCCCTTGGGCGTCTCTCACCAGGGCATGGACGTAGACATCGCGGAACGGGACTTCCTGCATGAAGTTGAGGCCCATCATCATCATGCGGGCGACCCAGAAGAACAGGATATCGAAGGCGGTGACGAGAACCGAGGTGGGGTAGAACTTGTGCAGCTCCGGGGTGTTCTCAGGCCATCCCATGGTGGAAAAGGGCCACAGGGCCGAACTGAACCAGGTGTCGAGCACGTCTCCGTCTTGGTCGAGGCGGTCGCCGCCGCAGGCCTGGCAACGGTCGGCGTCTTTCAGCGAAACGTTGACCCCGCCGCAATCCCGGCAGTACCACGCAGGAATGCGGTGCCCCCACCAGATCTGCCGGCTGATGCACCAGTCCTCGATGTTTTCGAGCCAGTTGAAGTAGTCCCTTTCCCACTTTTCGGGAACGATCCGAGTATCTCCCCTCTTGACGGCTTCCATGGCTCTTTCGGCCAGCGGCTTGGTCTTCACGAACCACTGGAGGGAAAGCATTGGTTCCACGGCGCTGCGGCAGCGGTAACAGTGGCCGACCCGATGCGTGTAATCCTCCACCTTTACCAGGAAACCGCCTTTTTTGAGATCCTCCAGGACACGCTTCCGGCAGGCGTAGCGATCGAGTCCCCGGTACGCGCCAGCTTCTTCGGTCATGGCACCGTTTTCACCGATGACCCGGTAGAGAGGCAGGCCATGCCTCTGTCCGATCTCGAAATCGTTGAAATCGTGGGCGGGCGTGATCTTGAGGGCTCCAGTACCGAATTCCCGGTCCACGTACGGGTCGGCGATGACCGGGATGGCCCGGTCGGCCAGCGGGACGAGCACCTGACGACCGACGGCGTCGGCGTAGCGCGGGTCTTCCGGGTGGACCGCCACCGCCGCGTCTCCCAGCATGGTTTCCGGCCGCGTGGTGGCCACCACCAAGGCCCGCTTTCCGTTCAGCAGGGGATAGCGCACATGGTAGAGGTGGCCCGCCACTTCCTCGCCTTCCACCTCGATGTTGGCGAGTGCCGTCATGCAGCGCGGGCACCAGTTGATCATCCGTTCGCCGCGGTAGATGAGGCCGTCTTCATAGAGGGTGACGAAGACGCGGCGGACGGCGCGGGAAAGGCCTTCATCCATGGTGAACCGTTCGCGGCTCCAATCGCACGACGCTCCCAGCCGCTTCAACTGGTTGATGATGATCCCGCCGTATTTTTCCCGCCACTGCCATACCTTCTCAAGGAACGCCTCCCGGCCGACATCGTGGCGGGTGAGGCCTTCCCGGCTAAGTTCCCTTTCGACCACGTTCTGCGTGGCGATGCCGGCGTGGTCCGTTCCCGGTACCCAGAGGACTTCGAAGCCCTTGAGGCGCTTGTACCGGGCGAGAATGTCTTGGATCGTGTTGTTCAACGCGTGGCCCATGTGAAGCTGGCCGGTCACGTTGGGAGGAGGAATCACCATGCTGAAAGACGGTCGGTCGGAGGCCGGGTTCGCTCGAAAGCAGTCCAGTTTCAGCCATCGCTCGTAACAGCGCGGTTCCACGTCTTCGAATTCATAGGTCTTGGGCAGGGTGCCGTCGTTCATCGAATCGCTCCCTAAAAACCCTTTCCGCCGGGGAAAACCCGTTAATCGTTCTGCGCCTTCAGTTTCTCGATTTCCTCCTGAAGGACCGTTTTGACGATTTCCGGAAGTTTCGCTTCTACCATCTGATGGAGCACGGAGGCCAGCCGGGACTCAAGCGCATCGATCGTTTTATCCCAGTCGTCCGTCTCCGTTGGAGCGGCCGACGTCTCCCCGCTCACGGCCGGCACCCCCGCGGCTTCTTCTTCCGATTCCGGACCCGGCACCAAGGCCATCCCCGCCACATCCTCGACAGGTCCCTGCGGCACCGCCGACTCCGACTCCTCGACAATCCCCTCCATGACCGGCATTTCCTCCTCTTCGCTCATCGAGGTCGCAGCGGCCGGTTCTTTTGAAGGTTCGGCGGCGGCTTCCGCTTCGGAACGTTCCTCAACCGCGTCTCCCCGCTCCGGTTTTTGCGCGGGCTCCGCCGCCCCGGTCGCCCTGTCCTCGTTTAGAAGCGCCGCAATGTCTTCGTCGAGATCCAACTCGGCATCCAGCACATCCAGAAAATCCCGGTCCACTTCGGCCTCTTCGGGAAGCTTCCCCGGCTCCTCCATAAATTCCTCCCGGGACTCCTCCACGACCTCTTTGCCGACGTCTTCGAGGATTCCCGCCTCCTCGCGCGGCGCTTCTTCTCCCGCTTCCCGGTCGCCGCCCCGGCGTTCCGTTTCGCCGCCCAGGAGCGACTCGAACTCTTCGCTCAGCGATACATCCTCCCCGGCTTCCTCGTCGAAGCCCGAGAAGCTTTCCAGTTCATCGTGAAGGAGCGCCTTTTCGGAGTCATCGTCCGGAACATCCTCGTCTTCAAACAGGGAAAGCTCTTCTTGCCCAAGGAGCAGTTCCTTCTCTTCCCGCCCGGCCCGGGGTTCTTCGTCCAAATCGGGCTCCGGCACCTCCACCACGTCATTGAGCTCGATGACTTCGTCGTCTTCCAGGTCTTCGAAACCTTCGAAAAGCTTTCCCGTCGCTTCGGTTTCCGCGTCGGGGCTACGCTTCTTGCGCTTCATGAGCCTTCTCCCTGTTGGAAAGTACAAAAAGCCCCCGCCCTGTGCCTCGAACGAGACCCGGGCGGCGGCCTCTCTTGCGGTTGAAGCAGCAGGTCACCGATAGCATGCAACGAATTTTTCCGTCAAGCGGATTGCCGGGAGGGGTCCGCCCCGGGATGGCGACCCGGATGCAACCCGGAACCGGTCACAGCTTCATCCAGGGCCGCGGAAGGAAGAGGCTCTTGAAAAGCTCCAAGGCATACCTGTCCGTCATGCCCGCTATGTGGTCGCACACCCGCTGTTCGCGCCGGACACCGGGCGCGAGCGGCCCGATCTCCTTCTCGAAGATCCGGTCGTCATTCATGAACAGCTCGTAGAGGTCAACGATCACCTTGCGGGCGCGTTCGAATTCGGCGAGGATCTGCGGCATGTCGTAGACCCGATCGAAAAGAAAGGCCCTAAGGCGCTCGACCTGCTCCAGCATGGCAGGACTCAGCCGGATCTCGGACAGCCCCGACTCCAGACTCGCCCGAACCGTATCCCGAACCAGCGTATGGATCCGCTCGCCATGGGTCGCTCCCAGGCTGCGGCGGATATCCTCGGGAACGTCTTCCGGTCTCAGTATATCTGCGCGAATCGCGTCGTCCAGGTCGTGATTGAGATAAGCTACGATATCGGCGACGCGCACAACCTGGCCTTCGAGCGTCATGGGCCGAAGGTCGGGTTCCGTGAGGATGGGATGCGACCGTCCTTTAGAATGCTTCAGGATGCCGTCACGGACTTCATGGGTCAAGTTCAGCCCGCGCCCGTCCTTTTCAAGATGATCGACGACCCGGAGGCTCTGGCGGTTGTGATGGAACCCTCCCGGGACAATTTCGTTTAGCACCCGTTCGCCGCCGTGGCCGAAAGGCGTGTGCCCCAGGTCATGGCCGAGGGCGATGGCTTCAATGAGGTCTTCGTTCAGGGCCAGGGCACGGCCGATGGTTCGAGCGATCTGCGATACTTCCAGCGTGTGGGTGAGGCGGGTCCGGTAGTGGTCTCCGGTTGGGGAAAGGAAGACCTGGGTCTTGTGTTTGAGGCGCCGGAAGGCCTTACAATGGACGATCCGATCCCGGTCCCTCTGGAAGGCGGTGCGGAGAGGGCATTCGGCTTCGGGCCGCCGCCGGCCCAGCGTTTCCGCACTCTTGGCGGCCTGGGGCGCCAGGAACACCCGCTCCCGCTCCTCGATCCAGCCGCGCACATGATCGGTTTGATCCGGCTTTCCCCGGTTGAGC
This is a stretch of genomic DNA from Desulfoglaeba alkanexedens ALDC. It encodes these proteins:
- a CDS encoding valine--tRNA ligase, translating into MNDGTLPKTYEFEDVEPRCYERWLKLDCFRANPASDRPSFSMVIPPPNVTGQLHMGHALNNTIQDILARYKRLKGFEVLWVPGTDHAGIATQNVVERELSREGLTRHDVGREAFLEKVWQWREKYGGIIINQLKRLGASCDWSRERFTMDEGLSRAVRRVFVTLYEDGLIYRGERMINWCPRCMTALANIEVEGEEVAGHLYHVRYPLLNGKRALVVATTRPETMLGDAAVAVHPEDPRYADAVGRQVLVPLADRAIPVIADPYVDREFGTGALKITPAHDFNDFEIGQRHGLPLYRVIGENGAMTEEAGAYRGLDRYACRKRVLEDLKKGGFLVKVEDYTHRVGHCYRCRSAVEPMLSLQWFVKTKPLAERAMEAVKRGDTRIVPEKWERDYFNWLENIEDWCISRQIWWGHRIPAWYCRDCGGVNVSLKDADRCQACGGDRLDQDGDVLDTWFSSALWPFSTMGWPENTPELHKFYPTSVLVTAFDILFFWVARMMMMGLNFMQEVPFRDVYVHALVRDAQGQKMSKSKGNVIDPLVMMDRYGTDALRFALTAFAVQGRDIKLSEDRIEGYRHFVNKIWNAARLVLMNLKGSSLTHEIPENPERLGHRWILSRLQQVIKDVEAALEGYHFNVYAQTLYQFFWHEYCDWYLEIIKPDLYGDDPRAKAIAQTVAAQILRKILVMLHPVMPFVTEEIYQRLPEARETIMWEPFPLVEESRVDAEAEARMGLLMEVITNIRNIRGEMNVAPSARLEVVCLCERAEDAALLDAYRFMVEDLARLSRLEAAPTGTRGKPRVAASAVTGGAEIFVLLEGILDFESEAQRLQKEITKLEKEIVAARKKLSNEDFLTKAPSDVVEKEKEKAARLGEKIAKMRVHFSRIETIRQSAAVH
- a CDS encoding amidohydrolase family protein, with the translated sequence MTDNERNQDPPAENADLVISGGRVLTLNDRNEIFDPGTVAVGSGRILAVGPSEALSARFTARRVMDAAGCVVLPGLVNAHTHAAMTLFRGLADDLPLLEWLQRHIFPAEAQLTEEWVYRGTLLACAEMILSGTTTFCDMYLFEHKVAEAAKAAGMRALVGEVLYDFPSPHYGPIENGLKFTEALVQEWKGDPLISVAVEPHALYTCSPELLRRCHDLACRLDTRLIVHLSESEAEVAQIRERYGHRPVEHLERLGVLSERLIADHCVALSPSDIEMLAFHRVNVVHNPESNMKLASGIAPVPALLAAGVNVALGTDGCASNNNLDLFGEMNTCATLHKLAALDPAVLPAQVVLRMATRNGAAALGLGHTVGQITAGYFADIIVVDFQRPHLTPVYDPISHLIYAAKGSDVRHVIIHGRVVLEDGRLLTLDVEEVMAHVRSIAKKIAS
- the nadC gene encoding carboxylating nicotinate-nucleotide diphosphorylase, whose protein sequence is MENRGDAGFSSDLDDRLILALREDIGPGDVTTRAVVPSERESRARVVAREPFVLSGSCVFRRVFHLIDPELDIEEPYADGDAVPRDAEVFRIQGRTASILTGERLALNLVQRLSGVATATRLMVDAVSGTGCRILDTRKTTPLWRDLEKEAVRHGGGWNHRFGLFDGVLIKDNHVAAAGGVREAVKRARSHAPHTLKIEVEVDTLLQLDEALDAGADVILLDNFAVEDLRRAVRRAGGRALLEASGGITVGTVRAVAETGVDFISSGALTHSPRAVDLSLEMLR
- a CDS encoding deoxyguanosinetriphosphate triphosphohydrolase, whose translation is MLNRGKPDQTDHVRGWIEERERVFLAPQAAKSAETLGRRRPEAECPLRTAFQRDRDRIVHCKAFRRLKHKTQVFLSPTGDHYRTRLTHTLEVSQIARTIGRALALNEDLIEAIALGHDLGHTPFGHGGERVLNEIVPGGFHHNRQSLRVVDHLEKDGRGLNLTHEVRDGILKHSKGRSHPILTEPDLRPMTLEGQVVRVADIVAYLNHDLDDAIRADILRPEDVPEDIRRSLGATHGERIHTLVRDTVRASLESGLSEIRLSPAMLEQVERLRAFLFDRVYDMPQILAEFERARKVIVDLYELFMNDDRIFEKEIGPLAPGVRREQRVCDHIAGMTDRYALELFKSLFLPRPWMKL
- a CDS encoding amidohydrolase encodes the protein MSDPSRKRSHRDVPRAEVPQQVDWLLSPVEWLVTCDEAFRVWAPGAVAVRGDTIVAVGSRDAVEGSFRGRRRKDLSGCIVCPGLVNTHVHGAMSVFRGIADDLPLQRWLKEIIFPIEAAHVNADLVYLGTLLSTVEMILGGTTTFCDGYFFEGTAAVAVRDSGIRAVLGQGILGFPTPDQPDPSKAMDRATAFLKSFPSGNHRLRPSLFCHAPYTCSPETLLWVKGICREHGCLFQTHLSETRSEVEDLTRKYGRRPVIFLDDLGILDAGTLCAHAVWVDEEEIARLAERRVAVSHNPQSNMKLGAGAAPVPRMLEAGLTVGLGTDGCASNNDLDLFGEMAAAARLHKVVTGNPVACSAQQVLRMATRMGARALGWDSDIGSIEAGKKADLIAVDCRSPHLTPLYDPVSHLVYAARSSDVSLVWVGGDLVVEDGKIRTVDEEKLRREVAALARRISRSLTFR